From the Carassius gibelio isolate Cgi1373 ecotype wild population from Czech Republic chromosome B25, carGib1.2-hapl.c, whole genome shotgun sequence genome, one window contains:
- the LOC128013914 gene encoding guanine nucleotide-binding protein subunit beta-5a: protein MASQVESSQPSDTLTTLKTESETLKTKLEEERAKLHDVELHQVAEKIEALGQFVIKTRRTLKGHGNKVLCMDWCKDKRRIVSSSQDGKVIVWDAFTTNKEHAVTMPCTWVMACAYAPSGCAVACGGLDNKCSVYPLSLDKNENLAAKKKSVAMHTNYLSACCFTNSDMQILTSSGDGTCALWDVESGQMLQSFHGHAADVLCLDLAPSETGNTFVSGGCDKKACVWDMRTGQCIQSFETHESDINSVRYYPSGDAFASGSDDATCRLYDLRADREVAIYSKESIIFGASSVDFSFSGRLLFGGYNDYTINVWDVLKGTRMSILFGHENRVSTLRVSPDGTAFCSGSWDNTLRIWA, encoded by the exons ATGGCTTCGCAGGTGGAGTCCTCGCAGCCCAGCGACACTCTGACGACCCTCAAAACCGAGTCCGAGACGCTGAAGACGAAGCTGGAGGAAGAGAGAGCCAAGCTGCACGATGTCGAGC TACATCAAGTGGCAGAGAAGATCGAGGCTTTGGGGCAGTTTGTCATAAAGACCAGACGAACCCTGAAAGGACATGGAAATAAAGTCCTGTGCATGGATTGGTGTAAAGACAAGAGGAGAATCGTCAGCTCATCTCAG GATGGAAAGGTGATTGTATGGGATGCCTTTACAACAAATAAG GAGCATGCAGTGACTATGCCCTGCACGTGGGTCATGGCCTGTGCTTACGCCCCCTCTGGATGTGCAGTGGCTTGTGG TGGGTTGGACAATAAGTGCTCTGTGTACCCTCTATCCTTGGACAAGAACGAAAACCTTGCCGCCAAGAAGAAATCAGTGGCCATGCACACCAACTACCTTTCCGCATGCTGCTTTACTAACTCAGATATGCAG ATCCTGACATCTAGCGGTGACGGCACGTGTGCTCTTTGGGATGTAGAGAGCGGTCAGATGCTGCAGAGCTTCCATGGACACGCGGCTGATGTGCTGTGTCTGGATCTGGCCCCTTCTGAGACCGGAAACACATTCGTGTCAGGG GGCTGCGATAAGAAGGCTTGCGTGTGGGACATGCGCACGGGACAGTGCATCCAGTCTTTTGAGACCCATGAATCAGACATCAACAGTGTGCG GTACTATCCAAGCGGAGATGCTTTCGCTTCAGGCTCAGATGACGCTACT TGTCGCCTCTATGACCTGAGGGCAGACAGAGAGGTGGCCATTTATTCCAAAGAGAGCATCATATTTGGAGCTTCTAGTGTGGATTTCTCCTTCAGCG GGAGGCTGCTGTTTGGAGGCTACAATGACTACACCATCAACGTGTGGGACGTTTTAAAGGGCACCCGCATGTCCATCTTGTTTGGACATGAGAACAGAGTTAGCACCCTCCGCGTTTCTCCAGACGGAACAGCGTTCTGCTCGGGATCCTGGGATAACACATTACGA ATCTGGGCCTGA